A window of the Planococcus citri chromosome 4, ihPlaCitr1.1, whole genome shotgun sequence genome harbors these coding sequences:
- the LOC135844164 gene encoding uncharacterized protein LOC135844164 isoform X2, translated as MALGKDGNSEDSPSFKPHETSNSFVKKIANRVTGLIGWRSNSYENVEDLNHQDLTNTSMTDDETISPNPKRIKLLHNAESHNYSIKSVKDSCSIIQPVNDLNVAGPSFKSKCLVASTPAANYCVKNSPPHTGNVSDYLDSTVPSNLSSPLPSCSSTQRHNITLPGVHHRELSTVTTYDINKSLNETSTMMSKRRPSFNAEVFSASNKRLSMSVCESRSRSCLSPFYSARTMYGGASALLPYSSQSGAKLRAESTSNLNVFSPKNQITIQPVPSPHKGGANDQETMSAAARRILDTLERYCSPIQDAKRIPMNESSSKCEDDRTYTPRGIKRKLPSLSQITPSTTDLLRIKRQEKMQDSILNAREALSSVPESSASVIADSDSSSDSADLDYTVFNDNTKRKEETLRSTKHKEVAKYDDRPATSSATTSTATKSGSNAALSLGNLPKYEITETFTFSKPLTLDNFDEAAKMDVENEDNGDAKKSTAALGAGGKTTQNLSSGLGSSSATVTKSPLSARTSTGGEFKSFISSTTSPSRNLGVAKEAFAPFGGKSATTNQQLSSKSNTINNTSSSKFFSGGLSSPGGKSSAARWTCKNCLLDNTSDRCSSCSSSRPEQSDTKNTKPETITTVSQSDDKSTLFVGVPNKSSFGNNNNKLIANNVVAGSGFSTFNDLDRNKSSAGGDHVFGAVKSTPATTTKITSSVDGAKKTETTSDQSQSNDLWKNLKKPSAAGADEQWKCDVCWVPNKKTDAKCACCGEPNKSAPQDKTAASAPKPTYSFGIPAAAASGDETNKGVGSSIKFGSDTSSAKPATGIMFGFGNTNAIVSTTSNTAVQFSFGNNTTTAASSAQTNPTSSSSFGLKRSADGSTSGFGSLTGSSTSDANATNKVPNDKTSSQGASAMFNDAAAANTTNNNKKISNPFAVKFGEAAVTSDNGGSGSPKLTFTQKNATIRENGEDFQSPSTTGLFNDITSSGGNMSSPMKKKATSTGGFPLPSSLFSGKDGAGSAATTSSPNTSFGSANGGLFNSNSTNNEFKLPSAAGSSSALTTNNSSAASRGFTPQTGNLFASAAGFASPSASVSSGASKSNDTPNTAAPSFGSATTTGGATNSPMSFASSLNSNPFGSLVSGGTSSQPSMFGNAAAATLGKKDDKTVLATTADGNNKSSAAGGVGGSLFPSVNNTNNNNNNATSNTVFGAASALSASAPSSNSMFGHFNSIGNANSTDTTIAKSAATSESAAATTTPSLNFNNTAPSFRFGALGGSAAANTNTSSQNSTQPASGGFAFNGPPKLENSMMPPPAKFGQGAFGGVTSNSNATTFGDGPAFNFGSTSAAAQPENTNAVSFAAVVKGAPTQDTMLKTAAAPTFGSTVFGGEAGIKKSGGFNFSAGNTMAAAPAMNSFSGFGPTVNDNQDQNRLNNSNAPASSPFVFGGGNATNAAAPTHGFSLTVPQSFNFNSNPSTNSITSFTAPPQPASTSMPNRKIKKAVRRTTK; from the exons ATGGCTTTGGGTAAAGATGGGAATTCAGAGGATTCACCATCATTCAAGCCGCACGAAACGTCAAAC TCTTTTGTGAAGAAGATAGCAAATCGTGTAACTGGTCTAATTGGTTGGCGATCGAATAGTTACGAAAATGTGGAAGATTTGAATCACCAAGATTTAACAAATACCTCAATGACTGACGACGAAACCATTTCTCCAAATCCTAAACGTATAAAACTACTTCATAATGCGGAATCACACAATTATTCGATAAAATCAG TGAAAGATAGCTGCAGTATCATTCAACCTGTTAACGATTTGAACGTTGCTGGTCCTAGTTTTAAAAGCAAATGTTTGGTAGCGTCGACGCCAGCAGCCAACTATTGCGTCAAGAATTCACCTCCTCATACTG GGAACGTATCGGATTACCTGGATAGTACCGTACCCAGTAATTTATCTTCACCGTTACCTTCATGTAGTAGTACTCAAAGGCATAATATTACTTTACCTGGAGTACATCATAGAG AATTATCTACCGTAACGACGTACGATATTAATAAGTCGTTAAATGAAACATCAACGATGATGAGTAAACGTAGACCGTCGTTTAACGCCGAAGTATTTTCAGCTTCTAATAAACGA CTATCGATGAGCGTTTGTGAAAGCAGAAGTAGAAGCTGTTTGTCGCCGTTTTACTCTGCTCGTACTATGTACGGAGGAGCATCGGCTCTTTTACCTTATAGTAGTCAGTCTGGTGCCAAATTGAGGGCAGAATCCACTTCGAATTTAAACGTGTTTTCTCCTAAAAATCAGATAACCATTCAGCCGGTTCCTAGTCCACATAAAGGCGGCGCCAATGATCAGGAAACTATGTCGGCAGCTGCTCGTAGAATATTGGATACTTTAGAAAGATATTGCTCTCCG ATACAAGATGCTAAGCGTATTCCTATGAACGAATCGTCTTCGAAATGCGAAGATGATAGGACGTATACGCCGAGAGGAATCAAAAGGAAATTACCATCGTTATCGCAAATCACCCCTAGTACTACGGATCTTTTACGTATCAAGAGACAAGAAAAAATGCAGGATTCTATTCTGAATGCTCGAGAAGCTCTTTCTAGTGTACCTGAGTCGTCGGCTTCTGTTATCGCAGATTCTGATTCATCTTCCGATTCCGCTGATTTAGATTATACTGTATTCAATGA caatacgaaaagaaaagaagaaaccCTACGAAGCACGAAGCATAAAGAAGTTGCCAAATACGACGATAGACCAGCAACATCATCGGCGACAACTTCCACGGCTACAAAGTCCGGCTCAAATGCGGCGTTGAGTTTGGGCAATCTACCTAAATACGAAATAACCGAAACGTTCACGTTTTCGAAACCGTTAACTTTGGATAATTTCGATGAAGCGGCCAAAATGGACGTCGAAAACGAAGACAACGGCGACGCCAAGAAATCAACCGCAGCTCTCGGAGCTGGCGGTAAAACTACCCAAAATCTTTCCAGCGGTTTAGGCTCGAGCTCCGCGACCGTTACTAAATCACCGCTAAGTGCACGAACTAGCACCGGTGGCGAATTCAAGTCTTTCATTTCATCAACTACGTCTCCATCTCGTAATTTGGGCGTTGCTAAAGAAGCTTTTGCGCCTTTTGGTGGTAAATCCGCGACGACGAATCAGCAACTGTCGAGTAAATCGAATACTATTAATAATACATcgtcgagtaaatttttttctggcggTTTGAGCTCACCTGGTGGTAAAAGCAGCGCTGCCAGATGGACGTGTAAGAATTGCCTTCTGGATAACACCAGTGATCGATGTTCGAGCTGTTCGAGTTCGCGACCGGAGCAGTCCGATACGAAGAATACCAAACCGGAGACGATTACTACTGTCAGTCAATCGGATGATAAATCTACCTTATTCGTCGGTGTACCGAATAAGTCGAGTTTCggcaacaataataataaactgATCGCTAATAACGTAGTAGCTGGATCCGGATTTAGTACTTTCAACGATCTTGATCGCAACAAATCGAGCGCCGGAGGCGATCACGTTTTCGGTGCGGTCAAATCTACCCCAGCTACCACTACCAAGATTACTTCGAGCGTCGATGGTGCGAAAAAGACCGAAACGACGTCCGACCAATCGCAGTCGAACGATTTAtggaagaatttgaaaaaaccatcgGCCGCCGGAGCGGACGAGCAGTGGAAATGCGACGTTTGTTGGGTACCGAACAAAAAGACAGACGCGAAATGCGCCTGTTGCGGTGAACCGAACAAATCAGCGCCTCAGGATAAGACTGCTGCAAGTGCTCCTAAACCAACGTACTCGTTCGGTATCCCTGCTGCTGCCGCCAGCGGTGACGAAACCAACAAGGGAGTCGGATCGTCGATAAAATTTGGCTCAGATACGTCGTCTGCGAAACCGGCGACCGGAATTATGTTCGGATTCGGTAACACTAACGCCATCGTCTCGACAACTTCGAATACCGCTGTTCAGTTTTCATTTGGAAATAATACGACGACGGCGGCTTCAAGCGCTCAAACCAACCCAACGTCTAGTTCTTCGTTCGGCTTGAAGAGATCAGCTGATGGTTCGACGAGTGGTTTCGGATCATTAACCGGTTCCTCGACGAGCGACGCGAACGCGACGAATAAAGTACCGAATGATAAGACGTCGAGTCAAGGTGCCTCCGCCATGTTCAACGATGCAGCTGCCGCCAACACGACGAATAATAATAAGAAAATCTCGAATCCGTTCGCAGTGAAATTCGGCGAAGCTGCTGTGACCAGCGATAATGGTGGATCTGGTTCGCCTAAACTTACCTTCACGCAGAAGAACGCTACGATTCGAGAAAACGGCGAAGATTTTCAGTCGCCGAGTACGACGGGCTTGTTCAACGATATCACGTCGTCCGGAGGTAATATGAGCAGTCCTATGAAGAAGAAGGCCACTTCAACGGGTGGTTTTCCGTTACCGAGTTCGTTATTTAGCGGTAAAGATGGTGCAGGTTCGGCCGCCACGACGTCTTCTCCTAACACGTCGTTCGGATCAGCGAACGGTGGATTATTCAATAGTAACTCTACCAACAACGAGTTCAAGTTACCTTCGGCTGCTGGGTCGTCTTCTGCGTTAACGACGAATAACAGCTCAGCTGCATCGAG GGGCTTCACGCCGCAAACCGGCAACTTATTTGCTTCAGCCGCTGGCTTTGCTTCACCATCGGCGTCCGTATCGTCAGGTGCTTCTAAATCAAACGACACGCCGAATACAGCGGCGCCCTCATTCGGATCTGCAACGACGACCGGTGGCGCAACGAATTCGCCGATGAGTTTCGCTTCTTCGTTAAACAGCAATCCATTCGGTAGCCTCGTATCTGGCGGCACGAGCAGTCAACCTTCCATGTTCGGAAACGCAGCAGCCGCTACGCTGGGCAAGAAAGATGATAAAACCGTTCTGGCAACCACCGCAGACGGTAACAACAAGAGCTCCGCTGCCGGTGGCGTTGGCGGATCTCTGTTTCCATCCGTGAACAACACcaacaataacaataacaatGCTACCTCCAACACGGTGTTCGGCGCCGCTTCAGCGTTATCCGCATCGGCTCCGTCCTCCAACTCGATGTTCGGTCATTTCAACAGCATCGGTAACGCCAACTCGACCGACACGACAATCGCCAAAAGCGCCGCTACCTCGGAATCAGCCGCTGCGACGACCACGCCGTCGTTAAATTTCAACAACACCGCTCCATCGTTTCGATTCGGCGCTCTGGGCGGTTCAGCGGCCGCCAACACCAATACATCGTCGCAAAACAGCACTCAGCCTGCTAGCGGCGGATTTGCCTTCAACGGACCGCCCAAATTGGAGAACTCGATGATGCCTCCGCCGGCGAAATTCGGTCAAGGAGCTTTCGGCGGAGTTACGTCGAACAGCAACGCGACCACATTCGGCGACGGGCCAGCGTTCAACTTCGGATCAACATCGGCTGCAGCGCAGCCCGAAAATACCAACGCGGTAAGCTTTGCTGCGGTCGTGAAAGGTGCACCGACTCAGGATACGATGCTGAAGACGGCCGCTGCTCCGACCTTTGGATCTACGGTGTTCGGCGGCGAGGCGGGTATCAAGAAATCAGGCGGATTCAACTTCAGCGCTGGGAATACGATGGCGGCGGCGCCAGCGATGAATAGTTTTTCCGGTTTTGGGCCAACGGTTAACGATAATCAA
- the LOC135844164 gene encoding uncharacterized protein LOC135844164 isoform X1, translating into MALGKDGNSEDSPSFKPHETSNSFVKKIANRVTGLIGWRSNSYENVEDLNHQDLTNTSMTDDETISPNPKRIKLLHNAESHNYSIKSAVKDSCSIIQPVNDLNVAGPSFKSKCLVASTPAANYCVKNSPPHTGNVSDYLDSTVPSNLSSPLPSCSSTQRHNITLPGVHHRELSTVTTYDINKSLNETSTMMSKRRPSFNAEVFSASNKRLSMSVCESRSRSCLSPFYSARTMYGGASALLPYSSQSGAKLRAESTSNLNVFSPKNQITIQPVPSPHKGGANDQETMSAAARRILDTLERYCSPIQDAKRIPMNESSSKCEDDRTYTPRGIKRKLPSLSQITPSTTDLLRIKRQEKMQDSILNAREALSSVPESSASVIADSDSSSDSADLDYTVFNDNTKRKEETLRSTKHKEVAKYDDRPATSSATTSTATKSGSNAALSLGNLPKYEITETFTFSKPLTLDNFDEAAKMDVENEDNGDAKKSTAALGAGGKTTQNLSSGLGSSSATVTKSPLSARTSTGGEFKSFISSTTSPSRNLGVAKEAFAPFGGKSATTNQQLSSKSNTINNTSSSKFFSGGLSSPGGKSSAARWTCKNCLLDNTSDRCSSCSSSRPEQSDTKNTKPETITTVSQSDDKSTLFVGVPNKSSFGNNNNKLIANNVVAGSGFSTFNDLDRNKSSAGGDHVFGAVKSTPATTTKITSSVDGAKKTETTSDQSQSNDLWKNLKKPSAAGADEQWKCDVCWVPNKKTDAKCACCGEPNKSAPQDKTAASAPKPTYSFGIPAAAASGDETNKGVGSSIKFGSDTSSAKPATGIMFGFGNTNAIVSTTSNTAVQFSFGNNTTTAASSAQTNPTSSSSFGLKRSADGSTSGFGSLTGSSTSDANATNKVPNDKTSSQGASAMFNDAAAANTTNNNKKISNPFAVKFGEAAVTSDNGGSGSPKLTFTQKNATIRENGEDFQSPSTTGLFNDITSSGGNMSSPMKKKATSTGGFPLPSSLFSGKDGAGSAATTSSPNTSFGSANGGLFNSNSTNNEFKLPSAAGSSSALTTNNSSAASRGFTPQTGNLFASAAGFASPSASVSSGASKSNDTPNTAAPSFGSATTTGGATNSPMSFASSLNSNPFGSLVSGGTSSQPSMFGNAAAATLGKKDDKTVLATTADGNNKSSAAGGVGGSLFPSVNNTNNNNNNATSNTVFGAASALSASAPSSNSMFGHFNSIGNANSTDTTIAKSAATSESAAATTTPSLNFNNTAPSFRFGALGGSAAANTNTSSQNSTQPASGGFAFNGPPKLENSMMPPPAKFGQGAFGGVTSNSNATTFGDGPAFNFGSTSAAAQPENTNAVSFAAVVKGAPTQDTMLKTAAAPTFGSTVFGGEAGIKKSGGFNFSAGNTMAAAPAMNSFSGFGPTVNDNQDQNRLNNSNAPASSPFVFGGGNATNAAAPTHGFSLTVPQSFNFNSNPSTNSITSFTAPPQPASTSMPNRKIKKAVRRTTK; encoded by the exons ATGGCTTTGGGTAAAGATGGGAATTCAGAGGATTCACCATCATTCAAGCCGCACGAAACGTCAAAC TCTTTTGTGAAGAAGATAGCAAATCGTGTAACTGGTCTAATTGGTTGGCGATCGAATAGTTACGAAAATGTGGAAGATTTGAATCACCAAGATTTAACAAATACCTCAATGACTGACGACGAAACCATTTCTCCAAATCCTAAACGTATAAAACTACTTCATAATGCGGAATCACACAATTATTCGATAAAATCAG CAGTGAAAGATAGCTGCAGTATCATTCAACCTGTTAACGATTTGAACGTTGCTGGTCCTAGTTTTAAAAGCAAATGTTTGGTAGCGTCGACGCCAGCAGCCAACTATTGCGTCAAGAATTCACCTCCTCATACTG GGAACGTATCGGATTACCTGGATAGTACCGTACCCAGTAATTTATCTTCACCGTTACCTTCATGTAGTAGTACTCAAAGGCATAATATTACTTTACCTGGAGTACATCATAGAG AATTATCTACCGTAACGACGTACGATATTAATAAGTCGTTAAATGAAACATCAACGATGATGAGTAAACGTAGACCGTCGTTTAACGCCGAAGTATTTTCAGCTTCTAATAAACGA CTATCGATGAGCGTTTGTGAAAGCAGAAGTAGAAGCTGTTTGTCGCCGTTTTACTCTGCTCGTACTATGTACGGAGGAGCATCGGCTCTTTTACCTTATAGTAGTCAGTCTGGTGCCAAATTGAGGGCAGAATCCACTTCGAATTTAAACGTGTTTTCTCCTAAAAATCAGATAACCATTCAGCCGGTTCCTAGTCCACATAAAGGCGGCGCCAATGATCAGGAAACTATGTCGGCAGCTGCTCGTAGAATATTGGATACTTTAGAAAGATATTGCTCTCCG ATACAAGATGCTAAGCGTATTCCTATGAACGAATCGTCTTCGAAATGCGAAGATGATAGGACGTATACGCCGAGAGGAATCAAAAGGAAATTACCATCGTTATCGCAAATCACCCCTAGTACTACGGATCTTTTACGTATCAAGAGACAAGAAAAAATGCAGGATTCTATTCTGAATGCTCGAGAAGCTCTTTCTAGTGTACCTGAGTCGTCGGCTTCTGTTATCGCAGATTCTGATTCATCTTCCGATTCCGCTGATTTAGATTATACTGTATTCAATGA caatacgaaaagaaaagaagaaaccCTACGAAGCACGAAGCATAAAGAAGTTGCCAAATACGACGATAGACCAGCAACATCATCGGCGACAACTTCCACGGCTACAAAGTCCGGCTCAAATGCGGCGTTGAGTTTGGGCAATCTACCTAAATACGAAATAACCGAAACGTTCACGTTTTCGAAACCGTTAACTTTGGATAATTTCGATGAAGCGGCCAAAATGGACGTCGAAAACGAAGACAACGGCGACGCCAAGAAATCAACCGCAGCTCTCGGAGCTGGCGGTAAAACTACCCAAAATCTTTCCAGCGGTTTAGGCTCGAGCTCCGCGACCGTTACTAAATCACCGCTAAGTGCACGAACTAGCACCGGTGGCGAATTCAAGTCTTTCATTTCATCAACTACGTCTCCATCTCGTAATTTGGGCGTTGCTAAAGAAGCTTTTGCGCCTTTTGGTGGTAAATCCGCGACGACGAATCAGCAACTGTCGAGTAAATCGAATACTATTAATAATACATcgtcgagtaaatttttttctggcggTTTGAGCTCACCTGGTGGTAAAAGCAGCGCTGCCAGATGGACGTGTAAGAATTGCCTTCTGGATAACACCAGTGATCGATGTTCGAGCTGTTCGAGTTCGCGACCGGAGCAGTCCGATACGAAGAATACCAAACCGGAGACGATTACTACTGTCAGTCAATCGGATGATAAATCTACCTTATTCGTCGGTGTACCGAATAAGTCGAGTTTCggcaacaataataataaactgATCGCTAATAACGTAGTAGCTGGATCCGGATTTAGTACTTTCAACGATCTTGATCGCAACAAATCGAGCGCCGGAGGCGATCACGTTTTCGGTGCGGTCAAATCTACCCCAGCTACCACTACCAAGATTACTTCGAGCGTCGATGGTGCGAAAAAGACCGAAACGACGTCCGACCAATCGCAGTCGAACGATTTAtggaagaatttgaaaaaaccatcgGCCGCCGGAGCGGACGAGCAGTGGAAATGCGACGTTTGTTGGGTACCGAACAAAAAGACAGACGCGAAATGCGCCTGTTGCGGTGAACCGAACAAATCAGCGCCTCAGGATAAGACTGCTGCAAGTGCTCCTAAACCAACGTACTCGTTCGGTATCCCTGCTGCTGCCGCCAGCGGTGACGAAACCAACAAGGGAGTCGGATCGTCGATAAAATTTGGCTCAGATACGTCGTCTGCGAAACCGGCGACCGGAATTATGTTCGGATTCGGTAACACTAACGCCATCGTCTCGACAACTTCGAATACCGCTGTTCAGTTTTCATTTGGAAATAATACGACGACGGCGGCTTCAAGCGCTCAAACCAACCCAACGTCTAGTTCTTCGTTCGGCTTGAAGAGATCAGCTGATGGTTCGACGAGTGGTTTCGGATCATTAACCGGTTCCTCGACGAGCGACGCGAACGCGACGAATAAAGTACCGAATGATAAGACGTCGAGTCAAGGTGCCTCCGCCATGTTCAACGATGCAGCTGCCGCCAACACGACGAATAATAATAAGAAAATCTCGAATCCGTTCGCAGTGAAATTCGGCGAAGCTGCTGTGACCAGCGATAATGGTGGATCTGGTTCGCCTAAACTTACCTTCACGCAGAAGAACGCTACGATTCGAGAAAACGGCGAAGATTTTCAGTCGCCGAGTACGACGGGCTTGTTCAACGATATCACGTCGTCCGGAGGTAATATGAGCAGTCCTATGAAGAAGAAGGCCACTTCAACGGGTGGTTTTCCGTTACCGAGTTCGTTATTTAGCGGTAAAGATGGTGCAGGTTCGGCCGCCACGACGTCTTCTCCTAACACGTCGTTCGGATCAGCGAACGGTGGATTATTCAATAGTAACTCTACCAACAACGAGTTCAAGTTACCTTCGGCTGCTGGGTCGTCTTCTGCGTTAACGACGAATAACAGCTCAGCTGCATCGAG GGGCTTCACGCCGCAAACCGGCAACTTATTTGCTTCAGCCGCTGGCTTTGCTTCACCATCGGCGTCCGTATCGTCAGGTGCTTCTAAATCAAACGACACGCCGAATACAGCGGCGCCCTCATTCGGATCTGCAACGACGACCGGTGGCGCAACGAATTCGCCGATGAGTTTCGCTTCTTCGTTAAACAGCAATCCATTCGGTAGCCTCGTATCTGGCGGCACGAGCAGTCAACCTTCCATGTTCGGAAACGCAGCAGCCGCTACGCTGGGCAAGAAAGATGATAAAACCGTTCTGGCAACCACCGCAGACGGTAACAACAAGAGCTCCGCTGCCGGTGGCGTTGGCGGATCTCTGTTTCCATCCGTGAACAACACcaacaataacaataacaatGCTACCTCCAACACGGTGTTCGGCGCCGCTTCAGCGTTATCCGCATCGGCTCCGTCCTCCAACTCGATGTTCGGTCATTTCAACAGCATCGGTAACGCCAACTCGACCGACACGACAATCGCCAAAAGCGCCGCTACCTCGGAATCAGCCGCTGCGACGACCACGCCGTCGTTAAATTTCAACAACACCGCTCCATCGTTTCGATTCGGCGCTCTGGGCGGTTCAGCGGCCGCCAACACCAATACATCGTCGCAAAACAGCACTCAGCCTGCTAGCGGCGGATTTGCCTTCAACGGACCGCCCAAATTGGAGAACTCGATGATGCCTCCGCCGGCGAAATTCGGTCAAGGAGCTTTCGGCGGAGTTACGTCGAACAGCAACGCGACCACATTCGGCGACGGGCCAGCGTTCAACTTCGGATCAACATCGGCTGCAGCGCAGCCCGAAAATACCAACGCGGTAAGCTTTGCTGCGGTCGTGAAAGGTGCACCGACTCAGGATACGATGCTGAAGACGGCCGCTGCTCCGACCTTTGGATCTACGGTGTTCGGCGGCGAGGCGGGTATCAAGAAATCAGGCGGATTCAACTTCAGCGCTGGGAATACGATGGCGGCGGCGCCAGCGATGAATAGTTTTTCCGGTTTTGGGCCAACGGTTAACGATAATCAA